The following coding sequences lie in one Biomphalaria glabrata chromosome 18, xgBioGlab47.1, whole genome shotgun sequence genomic window:
- the LOC106062814 gene encoding uncharacterized protein LOC106062814: MGNKSSKEKSKRTIHTGQQRFKMGNKSSKEKSKRTIHTDDAVKGVTDAKFKKEIFMSSFSNEKKISRCISYVLTSSSASDLDSNLEDSTKKSSYKRSSFRRHESVTKYLKVLNCSTVSLNIYGRILDDSDQIDSGCHEVQVLNTDDVQEIKHSFLTCKKNPDHHQFIPVDNFDLKHLPSRCRDDDWYNLIKAASTLSVRLAVKCVSNQRPPFWPDKQRPYPFYGTPDNNRVRFGSGAIEQVTKYIRSENDVCPCKDCRFSASPKQSWGLVRVSTATHVVFDDLEAKHTTCRLFYDNETSPGVDLEVIKVDTSDVTSDSCVS; the protein is encoded by the exons ATGGGAAACAAATCAAGTAAAGAGAAAAGCAAACGTACCATACATACAGGTCAGCAACGTTTCAAAATGGGAAACAAATCAAGTAAAGAGAAAAGCAAACGTACCATACATACAG ATGATGCTGTTAAGGGCGTGACAGATGCCAAGTTCAAAAAGGAGATATTCATGTCTTCTTTTAGTAACGAAAAAAAGATTTCAAGATGTATTTCTTATG ttcttacAAGCTCCAGTGCCAGTGATTTAGATAGCAATCTAG AAGATTCCACCAAAAAGTCAAGCTACAAACGCTCATCGTTTCGCAGACATGAGAGTgttacaaaatatttgaaag TTCTTAATTGTTCTACTGTATCACTGAACATATACG GTCGTATCTTAGATGACAGTGATCAAATCGATTCGG GTTGTCATGAAGTCCAGGTTTTAAATACAGATGACGTTCAAGAGATTAAACACTCATTTTTAACCTGTAAGAAAAACCCAGATCATCACCAGTTCATTCCTGTGGATAACTTCGATTTAAAACATCTGCCATCTAGATGTAGAGATGATGATTGGTATAACTTGATCAAAGCTGCATCAACTTTGAGTGTACGATTAGCTGTAAAATGTGTCAGCAATCAAAGGCCGCCGTTTTGGCCGGACAAGCAGCGTCCTTACCCATTTTATGGTACGCCAGATAATAATAGAGTTCGATTTGGAAGTGGGGCAATCGAGCAAGTGACCAAGTACATCAGAAGTGAAAATGACGTCTGTCCTTGTAAAGACTGTCGGTTTTCTGCAAGTCCAAAACAATCCTGGGGACTGGTTCGAGTCAGTACTGCTACTCATGTTGTATTTGACGACCTGGAAGCCAAGCACACAACTTGCAGATTATTTTACGACAACGAGACTAGTCCTGGGGTTGATCTTGAAGTCATCAAAGTTGACACCAGTGACGTGACAAGCGACTCGTGTGTAAGCTGA